A genomic stretch from Silurus meridionalis isolate SWU-2019-XX chromosome 1, ASM1480568v1, whole genome shotgun sequence includes:
- the rap1gapb gene encoding rap1 GTPase-activating protein 1 isoform X2, with protein MSFRKRSFTFGAYGGVDKTFSRSRGLWKNDGRISQKSHTLESSHLTHSLHLSPLSALLKNSRMDEQRCTLPPPLKTEEDYIPYPSVHEVLGRKAPFPLILLPQFGGYWIEGTNHDLSTIPAQVEPPPCPASQMKLESNSIAKIYRKHFLSKEHFNYYSVDSVLGHLVFSVKYDVIGDQEHLRLLLRSKFKTYHDVIPISCLTEFPNVIQMAKLVCEEVNVDRFYPVLYPKASRLIVTFDEHVISNNFKFGVIYQKFGQTSEEELFGNNEESPAFIEFLEFLGEKIELHDFKGFRGGLDVTHGQTGTESVYHNFHNKEIMFHVSTKLPFTEGDSQQLQRKRHIGNDIVAIVFQEENTPFVPDMIASNFLHAYVVVQVENACTDNVIYKVSVTSRDDVPFFGPSLPDPAIFKKSPEFHEFLLTKLINAEYSCYKAEKFAKLEERTRSALLETLYEELNVNSQCMMGMGGEDEKLENGGGGGGGGFFESFKKVIRNRSQSMDAMGLSNKKSHTVSTSHSGSFTHNTPDIPKTPGISLIIPGKSPTRKKSGPFSSRRSSAIGIENIQEVQEKSREVSPCTQKIPDSGHALHEPNTDNSSNHSSPEMPTTRTSLALCCRAPSIPESHDLSRSSSNASSFTSVVEENDQENEATEDYDTGLESLSSAGTPHKRDSFTYSSSWFDESISSTSQRSQPVVSRQLSDPIRPRTERHSASNC; from the exons AACAGCAGAATGGATGAGCAGCGATGCACACTTCCACCTCCTCTTAAG acAGAAGAGGATTATATTCCTTATCCAAGTGTTCATgag GTGCTGGGACGTAAAGCCCCGTTTCCTCTGATTCTGTTGCCACAGTTTGGTGGTTACTGGATTGAGGGGACCAATCACGATCTCAGTACCATCCCAGCGCAAGTGGAGCCACCTCCATGTCCAGCCTCCCAGATGAAACTGGAGAGCAATAGCATAGCCAAaatctacaggaaacattttttGAGCAAG gaacattttaattattactcTGTGGACTCAGTGCTGGGCCACCTTGTCTTCTCAGTGAAGTATGACGTGATTGGGGACCAAGAGCACCTTCGCTTACTGCTTAG GTCAAAGTTTAAAACCTACCATGATGTGATACCCATTTCCTGTCTGACTGAGTTCCCCAATGTGATTCAAATGGCAAAG ctTGTTTGTGAAGAAGTGAACGTGGACAGATTTTATCCAGTCCTTTACCCAAAG GCTTCCAGACTAATCGTAACCTTTGATGAGCATGTTATAAGCAACAACTTCAAATTTGGAGTCATCTATCAGAAGTTTGGCCAG ACCTCAGAAGAGGAGCTCTTTGGGAACAACGAGGAGAGTCCAGCCTTTATTGAGTTCCTGGAGTTTTTGGGGGAGAAGATTGAGCTACATGACTTTAAAGG GTTTCGTGGTGGTCTTGATGTTACACATGGTCAGACTGGAACTGAGTCAGTGTATCACAATTTCCACAACAAGGAGATTATGTTCCATGTGTCCACCAAACTACCCTTCACTGAAGGAGACTCACAGCAG cTGCAGAGGAAGAGGCATATAGGAAATGACATTGTGGCTATTGTGTTTCAAGAGGAAAACACACCATTTGTGCCAGATATGATTGCATCCAATTTCCTGCATGCTTATGTGGTGGTGCAAGTGGAGAATGCCTGCACAGACAACGTCATTTACAAG GTATCAGTGACTTCGAGAGATGATGTGCCCTTCTTTGGGCCTTCTCTCCCAGACCCAGCCATTTTCAAAAAA AGTCCAGAGTTCCACGAGTTCCTTCTGACAAAACTCATCAATGCTGAGTATTCCTGCTATAAAGCCGAGAAATTTGCTAAGTTAGAG gagAGAACACGCTCTGCACTGCTGGAGACATTGTATGAGGAGTTAAACGTGAACAGCCAATGCATGATGGGAATGGGAGGAGAAGATGAGAAACTGGAGaatggaggaggtggtggaggtggaggtttcTTTGAGTCCTTTAAG aAAGTAATTCGCAATCGGAGTCAATCTATGGATGCTATGGGTCTGAGCAACAAGAAGTCCCACACTGTCTCTACCAGCCACAGTGGCAGCTTTACTCATAATACCCCAGATATCCCCAAAACACCTGGAATT tCTCTGATCATCCCTGGGAAAAGCCCGACCCGAAAGAAATCAGGTCCATTTAGTTCCAGGCGGAGCAGTGCGATCGGTATTGAGAATATTCAAGAAGTCCAGGAGAAAAG TAGGGAGGTGTCTCCCTGCACGCAAAAGATACCCGATAGTGGCCATGCCTTGCATGAGCCTAATACTGACAACTCTTCCAATCACAGTTCACCTGAGATGCCTACCACCAGGACCag TTTGGCCCTGTGCTGTAGAGCCCCCTCCATTCCAGAGTCTCACGATCTATCTCGGTCCTCATCCAATGCCAGCAGCTTCACAAGTGTGGTGGAAGAGAATGACCAGGAAAATGAAGCTACAGAAGACTATGACACAGGGCTG GAAAGTCTGTCTTCTGCTGGTACACCACACAAACGGGACTCATTTACATACAGCAGTAGCTGGTTTGATGAAAGTATTAGCAGTACTAGCCAACGCAGCCAACCAG TCGTCTCTCGACAGCTGTCTGACCCCATTCGGCCCAGAACAGAGAGACACTCTGCTTCA aaCTGCTAG
- the rap1gapb gene encoding rap1 GTPase-activating protein 1 isoform X4 gives MARRSFIYMKPAVRAGGQRRRHSDNSDLFAMIEQLQNSRMDEQRCTLPPPLKTEEDYIPYPSVHEVLGRKAPFPLILLPQFGGYWIEGTNHDLSTIPAQVEPPPCPASQMKLESNSIAKIYRKHFLSKEHFNYYSVDSVLGHLVFSVKYDVIGDQEHLRLLLRSKFKTYHDVIPISCLTEFPNVIQMAKLVCEEVNVDRFYPVLYPKASRLIVTFDEHVISNNFKFGVIYQKFGQTSEEELFGNNEESPAFIEFLEFLGEKIELHDFKGFRGGLDVTHGQTGTESVYHNFHNKEIMFHVSTKLPFTEGDSQQLQRKRHIGNDIVAIVFQEENTPFVPDMIASNFLHAYVVVQVENACTDNVIYKVSVTSRDDVPFFGPSLPDPAIFKKSPEFHEFLLTKLINAEYSCYKAEKFAKLEERTRSALLETLYEELNVNSQCMMGMGGEDEKLENGGGGGGGGFFESFKKVIRNRSQSMDAMGLSNKKSHTVSTSHSGSFTHNTPDIPKTPGISLIIPGKSPTRKKSGPFSSRRSSAIGIENIQEVQEKSSREVSPCTQKIPDSGHALHEPNTDNSSNHSSPEMPTTRTSLALCCRAPSIPESHDLSRSSSNASSFTSVVEENDQENEATEDYDTGLESLSSAGTPHKRDSFTYSSSWFDESISSTSQRSQPVVSRQLSDPIRPRTERHSASNC, from the exons ATGGCCAGAAGATCTTTCATTTACATGAAGCCAGCTGTTAGGGCAGGAGGTCAGCGTAGGCGACACAGTGAT AATTCTGATTTATTTGCAATGATTGAGCAGTTGCAG AACAGCAGAATGGATGAGCAGCGATGCACACTTCCACCTCCTCTTAAG acAGAAGAGGATTATATTCCTTATCCAAGTGTTCATgag GTGCTGGGACGTAAAGCCCCGTTTCCTCTGATTCTGTTGCCACAGTTTGGTGGTTACTGGATTGAGGGGACCAATCACGATCTCAGTACCATCCCAGCGCAAGTGGAGCCACCTCCATGTCCAGCCTCCCAGATGAAACTGGAGAGCAATAGCATAGCCAAaatctacaggaaacattttttGAGCAAG gaacattttaattattactcTGTGGACTCAGTGCTGGGCCACCTTGTCTTCTCAGTGAAGTATGACGTGATTGGGGACCAAGAGCACCTTCGCTTACTGCTTAG GTCAAAGTTTAAAACCTACCATGATGTGATACCCATTTCCTGTCTGACTGAGTTCCCCAATGTGATTCAAATGGCAAAG ctTGTTTGTGAAGAAGTGAACGTGGACAGATTTTATCCAGTCCTTTACCCAAAG GCTTCCAGACTAATCGTAACCTTTGATGAGCATGTTATAAGCAACAACTTCAAATTTGGAGTCATCTATCAGAAGTTTGGCCAG ACCTCAGAAGAGGAGCTCTTTGGGAACAACGAGGAGAGTCCAGCCTTTATTGAGTTCCTGGAGTTTTTGGGGGAGAAGATTGAGCTACATGACTTTAAAGG GTTTCGTGGTGGTCTTGATGTTACACATGGTCAGACTGGAACTGAGTCAGTGTATCACAATTTCCACAACAAGGAGATTATGTTCCATGTGTCCACCAAACTACCCTTCACTGAAGGAGACTCACAGCAG cTGCAGAGGAAGAGGCATATAGGAAATGACATTGTGGCTATTGTGTTTCAAGAGGAAAACACACCATTTGTGCCAGATATGATTGCATCCAATTTCCTGCATGCTTATGTGGTGGTGCAAGTGGAGAATGCCTGCACAGACAACGTCATTTACAAG GTATCAGTGACTTCGAGAGATGATGTGCCCTTCTTTGGGCCTTCTCTCCCAGACCCAGCCATTTTCAAAAAA AGTCCAGAGTTCCACGAGTTCCTTCTGACAAAACTCATCAATGCTGAGTATTCCTGCTATAAAGCCGAGAAATTTGCTAAGTTAGAG gagAGAACACGCTCTGCACTGCTGGAGACATTGTATGAGGAGTTAAACGTGAACAGCCAATGCATGATGGGAATGGGAGGAGAAGATGAGAAACTGGAGaatggaggaggtggtggaggtggaggtttcTTTGAGTCCTTTAAG aAAGTAATTCGCAATCGGAGTCAATCTATGGATGCTATGGGTCTGAGCAACAAGAAGTCCCACACTGTCTCTACCAGCCACAGTGGCAGCTTTACTCATAATACCCCAGATATCCCCAAAACACCTGGAATT tCTCTGATCATCCCTGGGAAAAGCCCGACCCGAAAGAAATCAGGTCCATTTAGTTCCAGGCGGAGCAGTGCGATCGGTATTGAGAATATTCAAGAAGTCCAGGAGAAAAG CAGTAGGGAGGTGTCTCCCTGCACGCAAAAGATACCCGATAGTGGCCATGCCTTGCATGAGCCTAATACTGACAACTCTTCCAATCACAGTTCACCTGAGATGCCTACCACCAGGACCag TTTGGCCCTGTGCTGTAGAGCCCCCTCCATTCCAGAGTCTCACGATCTATCTCGGTCCTCATCCAATGCCAGCAGCTTCACAAGTGTGGTGGAAGAGAATGACCAGGAAAATGAAGCTACAGAAGACTATGACACAGGGCTG GAAAGTCTGTCTTCTGCTGGTACACCACACAAACGGGACTCATTTACATACAGCAGTAGCTGGTTTGATGAAAGTATTAGCAGTACTAGCCAACGCAGCCAACCAG TCGTCTCTCGACAGCTGTCTGACCCCATTCGGCCCAGAACAGAGAGACACTCTGCTTCA aaCTGCTAG
- the rap1gapb gene encoding rap1 GTPase-activating protein 1 isoform X6, protein MDEQRCTLPPPLKTEEDYIPYPSVHEVLGRKAPFPLILLPQFGGYWIEGTNHDLSTIPAQVEPPPCPASQMKLESNSIAKIYRKHFLSKEHFNYYSVDSVLGHLVFSVKYDVIGDQEHLRLLLRSKFKTYHDVIPISCLTEFPNVIQMAKLVCEEVNVDRFYPVLYPKASRLIVTFDEHVISNNFKFGVIYQKFGQTSEEELFGNNEESPAFIEFLEFLGEKIELHDFKGFRGGLDVTHGQTGTESVYHNFHNKEIMFHVSTKLPFTEGDSQQLQRKRHIGNDIVAIVFQEENTPFVPDMIASNFLHAYVVVQVENACTDNVIYKVSVTSRDDVPFFGPSLPDPAIFKKSPEFHEFLLTKLINAEYSCYKAEKFAKLEERTRSALLETLYEELNVNSQCMMGMGGEDEKLENGGGGGGGGFFESFKKVIRNRSQSMDAMGLSNKKSHTVSTSHSGSFTHNTPDIPKTPGISLIIPGKSPTRKKSGPFSSRRSSAIGIENIQEVQEKSSREVSPCTQKIPDSGHALHEPNTDNSSNHSSPEMPTTRTSLALCCRAPSIPESHDLSRSSSNASSFTSVVEENDQENEATEDYDTGLESLSSAGTPHKRDSFTYSSSWFDESISSTSQRSQPVVSRQLSDPIRPRTERHSASNC, encoded by the exons ATGGATGAGCAGCGATGCACACTTCCACCTCCTCTTAAG acAGAAGAGGATTATATTCCTTATCCAAGTGTTCATgag GTGCTGGGACGTAAAGCCCCGTTTCCTCTGATTCTGTTGCCACAGTTTGGTGGTTACTGGATTGAGGGGACCAATCACGATCTCAGTACCATCCCAGCGCAAGTGGAGCCACCTCCATGTCCAGCCTCCCAGATGAAACTGGAGAGCAATAGCATAGCCAAaatctacaggaaacattttttGAGCAAG gaacattttaattattactcTGTGGACTCAGTGCTGGGCCACCTTGTCTTCTCAGTGAAGTATGACGTGATTGGGGACCAAGAGCACCTTCGCTTACTGCTTAG GTCAAAGTTTAAAACCTACCATGATGTGATACCCATTTCCTGTCTGACTGAGTTCCCCAATGTGATTCAAATGGCAAAG ctTGTTTGTGAAGAAGTGAACGTGGACAGATTTTATCCAGTCCTTTACCCAAAG GCTTCCAGACTAATCGTAACCTTTGATGAGCATGTTATAAGCAACAACTTCAAATTTGGAGTCATCTATCAGAAGTTTGGCCAG ACCTCAGAAGAGGAGCTCTTTGGGAACAACGAGGAGAGTCCAGCCTTTATTGAGTTCCTGGAGTTTTTGGGGGAGAAGATTGAGCTACATGACTTTAAAGG GTTTCGTGGTGGTCTTGATGTTACACATGGTCAGACTGGAACTGAGTCAGTGTATCACAATTTCCACAACAAGGAGATTATGTTCCATGTGTCCACCAAACTACCCTTCACTGAAGGAGACTCACAGCAG cTGCAGAGGAAGAGGCATATAGGAAATGACATTGTGGCTATTGTGTTTCAAGAGGAAAACACACCATTTGTGCCAGATATGATTGCATCCAATTTCCTGCATGCTTATGTGGTGGTGCAAGTGGAGAATGCCTGCACAGACAACGTCATTTACAAG GTATCAGTGACTTCGAGAGATGATGTGCCCTTCTTTGGGCCTTCTCTCCCAGACCCAGCCATTTTCAAAAAA AGTCCAGAGTTCCACGAGTTCCTTCTGACAAAACTCATCAATGCTGAGTATTCCTGCTATAAAGCCGAGAAATTTGCTAAGTTAGAG gagAGAACACGCTCTGCACTGCTGGAGACATTGTATGAGGAGTTAAACGTGAACAGCCAATGCATGATGGGAATGGGAGGAGAAGATGAGAAACTGGAGaatggaggaggtggtggaggtggaggtttcTTTGAGTCCTTTAAG aAAGTAATTCGCAATCGGAGTCAATCTATGGATGCTATGGGTCTGAGCAACAAGAAGTCCCACACTGTCTCTACCAGCCACAGTGGCAGCTTTACTCATAATACCCCAGATATCCCCAAAACACCTGGAATT tCTCTGATCATCCCTGGGAAAAGCCCGACCCGAAAGAAATCAGGTCCATTTAGTTCCAGGCGGAGCAGTGCGATCGGTATTGAGAATATTCAAGAAGTCCAGGAGAAAAG CAGTAGGGAGGTGTCTCCCTGCACGCAAAAGATACCCGATAGTGGCCATGCCTTGCATGAGCCTAATACTGACAACTCTTCCAATCACAGTTCACCTGAGATGCCTACCACCAGGACCag TTTGGCCCTGTGCTGTAGAGCCCCCTCCATTCCAGAGTCTCACGATCTATCTCGGTCCTCATCCAATGCCAGCAGCTTCACAAGTGTGGTGGAAGAGAATGACCAGGAAAATGAAGCTACAGAAGACTATGACACAGGGCTG GAAAGTCTGTCTTCTGCTGGTACACCACACAAACGGGACTCATTTACATACAGCAGTAGCTGGTTTGATGAAAGTATTAGCAGTACTAGCCAACGCAGCCAACCAG TCGTCTCTCGACAGCTGTCTGACCCCATTCGGCCCAGAACAGAGAGACACTCTGCTTCA aaCTGCTAG
- the rap1gapb gene encoding rap1 GTPase-activating protein 1 isoform X1: MSFRKRSFTFGAYGGVDKTFSRSRGLWKNDGRISQKSHTLESSHLTHSLHLSPLSALLKNSRMDEQRCTLPPPLKTEEDYIPYPSVHEVLGRKAPFPLILLPQFGGYWIEGTNHDLSTIPAQVEPPPCPASQMKLESNSIAKIYRKHFLSKEHFNYYSVDSVLGHLVFSVKYDVIGDQEHLRLLLRSKFKTYHDVIPISCLTEFPNVIQMAKLVCEEVNVDRFYPVLYPKASRLIVTFDEHVISNNFKFGVIYQKFGQTSEEELFGNNEESPAFIEFLEFLGEKIELHDFKGFRGGLDVTHGQTGTESVYHNFHNKEIMFHVSTKLPFTEGDSQQLQRKRHIGNDIVAIVFQEENTPFVPDMIASNFLHAYVVVQVENACTDNVIYKVSVTSRDDVPFFGPSLPDPAIFKKSPEFHEFLLTKLINAEYSCYKAEKFAKLEERTRSALLETLYEELNVNSQCMMGMGGEDEKLENGGGGGGGGFFESFKKVIRNRSQSMDAMGLSNKKSHTVSTSHSGSFTHNTPDIPKTPGISLIIPGKSPTRKKSGPFSSRRSSAIGIENIQEVQEKSSREVSPCTQKIPDSGHALHEPNTDNSSNHSSPEMPTTRTSLALCCRAPSIPESHDLSRSSSNASSFTSVVEENDQENEATEDYDTGLESLSSAGTPHKRDSFTYSSSWFDESISSTSQRSQPVVSRQLSDPIRPRTERHSASNC; the protein is encoded by the exons AACAGCAGAATGGATGAGCAGCGATGCACACTTCCACCTCCTCTTAAG acAGAAGAGGATTATATTCCTTATCCAAGTGTTCATgag GTGCTGGGACGTAAAGCCCCGTTTCCTCTGATTCTGTTGCCACAGTTTGGTGGTTACTGGATTGAGGGGACCAATCACGATCTCAGTACCATCCCAGCGCAAGTGGAGCCACCTCCATGTCCAGCCTCCCAGATGAAACTGGAGAGCAATAGCATAGCCAAaatctacaggaaacattttttGAGCAAG gaacattttaattattactcTGTGGACTCAGTGCTGGGCCACCTTGTCTTCTCAGTGAAGTATGACGTGATTGGGGACCAAGAGCACCTTCGCTTACTGCTTAG GTCAAAGTTTAAAACCTACCATGATGTGATACCCATTTCCTGTCTGACTGAGTTCCCCAATGTGATTCAAATGGCAAAG ctTGTTTGTGAAGAAGTGAACGTGGACAGATTTTATCCAGTCCTTTACCCAAAG GCTTCCAGACTAATCGTAACCTTTGATGAGCATGTTATAAGCAACAACTTCAAATTTGGAGTCATCTATCAGAAGTTTGGCCAG ACCTCAGAAGAGGAGCTCTTTGGGAACAACGAGGAGAGTCCAGCCTTTATTGAGTTCCTGGAGTTTTTGGGGGAGAAGATTGAGCTACATGACTTTAAAGG GTTTCGTGGTGGTCTTGATGTTACACATGGTCAGACTGGAACTGAGTCAGTGTATCACAATTTCCACAACAAGGAGATTATGTTCCATGTGTCCACCAAACTACCCTTCACTGAAGGAGACTCACAGCAG cTGCAGAGGAAGAGGCATATAGGAAATGACATTGTGGCTATTGTGTTTCAAGAGGAAAACACACCATTTGTGCCAGATATGATTGCATCCAATTTCCTGCATGCTTATGTGGTGGTGCAAGTGGAGAATGCCTGCACAGACAACGTCATTTACAAG GTATCAGTGACTTCGAGAGATGATGTGCCCTTCTTTGGGCCTTCTCTCCCAGACCCAGCCATTTTCAAAAAA AGTCCAGAGTTCCACGAGTTCCTTCTGACAAAACTCATCAATGCTGAGTATTCCTGCTATAAAGCCGAGAAATTTGCTAAGTTAGAG gagAGAACACGCTCTGCACTGCTGGAGACATTGTATGAGGAGTTAAACGTGAACAGCCAATGCATGATGGGAATGGGAGGAGAAGATGAGAAACTGGAGaatggaggaggtggtggaggtggaggtttcTTTGAGTCCTTTAAG aAAGTAATTCGCAATCGGAGTCAATCTATGGATGCTATGGGTCTGAGCAACAAGAAGTCCCACACTGTCTCTACCAGCCACAGTGGCAGCTTTACTCATAATACCCCAGATATCCCCAAAACACCTGGAATT tCTCTGATCATCCCTGGGAAAAGCCCGACCCGAAAGAAATCAGGTCCATTTAGTTCCAGGCGGAGCAGTGCGATCGGTATTGAGAATATTCAAGAAGTCCAGGAGAAAAG CAGTAGGGAGGTGTCTCCCTGCACGCAAAAGATACCCGATAGTGGCCATGCCTTGCATGAGCCTAATACTGACAACTCTTCCAATCACAGTTCACCTGAGATGCCTACCACCAGGACCag TTTGGCCCTGTGCTGTAGAGCCCCCTCCATTCCAGAGTCTCACGATCTATCTCGGTCCTCATCCAATGCCAGCAGCTTCACAAGTGTGGTGGAAGAGAATGACCAGGAAAATGAAGCTACAGAAGACTATGACACAGGGCTG GAAAGTCTGTCTTCTGCTGGTACACCACACAAACGGGACTCATTTACATACAGCAGTAGCTGGTTTGATGAAAGTATTAGCAGTACTAGCCAACGCAGCCAACCAG TCGTCTCTCGACAGCTGTCTGACCCCATTCGGCCCAGAACAGAGAGACACTCTGCTTCA aaCTGCTAG
- the rap1gapb gene encoding rap1 GTPase-activating protein 1 isoform X7 — protein sequence MARRSFIYMKPAVRAGGQRRRHSDNSDLFAMIEQLQNSRMDEQRCTLPPPLKTEEDYIPYPSVHEVLGRKAPFPLILLPQFGGYWIEGTNHDLSTIPAQVEPPPCPASQMKLESNSIAKIYRKHFLSKEHFNYYSVDSVLGHLVFSVKYDVIGDQEHLRLLLRSKFKTYHDVIPISCLTEFPNVIQMAKLVCEEVNVDRFYPVLYPKASRLIVTFDEHVISNNFKFGVIYQKFGQTSEEELFGNNEESPAFIEFLEFLGEKIELHDFKGFRGGLDVTHGQTGTESVYHNFHNKEIMFHVSTKLPFTEGDSQQLQRKRHIGNDIVAIVFQEENTPFVPDMIASNFLHAYVVVQVENACTDNVIYKVSVTSRDDVPFFGPSLPDPAIFKKSPEFHEFLLTKLINAEYSCYKAEKFAKLEERTRSALLETLYEELNVNSQCMMGMGGEDEKLENGGGGGGGGFFESFKKVIRNRSQSMDAMGLSNKKSHTVSTSHSGSFTHNTPDIPKTPGISLIIPGKSPTRKKSGPFSSRRSSAIGIENIQEVQEKSREVSPCTQKIPDSGHALHEPNTDNSSNHSSPEMPTTRTSLALCCRAPSIPESHDLSRSSSNASSFTSVVEENDQENEATEDYDTGLESLSSAGTPHKRDSFTYSSSWFDESISSTSQRSQPVVSRQLSDPIRPRTERHSASNC from the exons ATGGCCAGAAGATCTTTCATTTACATGAAGCCAGCTGTTAGGGCAGGAGGTCAGCGTAGGCGACACAGTGAT AATTCTGATTTATTTGCAATGATTGAGCAGTTGCAG AACAGCAGAATGGATGAGCAGCGATGCACACTTCCACCTCCTCTTAAG acAGAAGAGGATTATATTCCTTATCCAAGTGTTCATgag GTGCTGGGACGTAAAGCCCCGTTTCCTCTGATTCTGTTGCCACAGTTTGGTGGTTACTGGATTGAGGGGACCAATCACGATCTCAGTACCATCCCAGCGCAAGTGGAGCCACCTCCATGTCCAGCCTCCCAGATGAAACTGGAGAGCAATAGCATAGCCAAaatctacaggaaacattttttGAGCAAG gaacattttaattattactcTGTGGACTCAGTGCTGGGCCACCTTGTCTTCTCAGTGAAGTATGACGTGATTGGGGACCAAGAGCACCTTCGCTTACTGCTTAG GTCAAAGTTTAAAACCTACCATGATGTGATACCCATTTCCTGTCTGACTGAGTTCCCCAATGTGATTCAAATGGCAAAG ctTGTTTGTGAAGAAGTGAACGTGGACAGATTTTATCCAGTCCTTTACCCAAAG GCTTCCAGACTAATCGTAACCTTTGATGAGCATGTTATAAGCAACAACTTCAAATTTGGAGTCATCTATCAGAAGTTTGGCCAG ACCTCAGAAGAGGAGCTCTTTGGGAACAACGAGGAGAGTCCAGCCTTTATTGAGTTCCTGGAGTTTTTGGGGGAGAAGATTGAGCTACATGACTTTAAAGG GTTTCGTGGTGGTCTTGATGTTACACATGGTCAGACTGGAACTGAGTCAGTGTATCACAATTTCCACAACAAGGAGATTATGTTCCATGTGTCCACCAAACTACCCTTCACTGAAGGAGACTCACAGCAG cTGCAGAGGAAGAGGCATATAGGAAATGACATTGTGGCTATTGTGTTTCAAGAGGAAAACACACCATTTGTGCCAGATATGATTGCATCCAATTTCCTGCATGCTTATGTGGTGGTGCAAGTGGAGAATGCCTGCACAGACAACGTCATTTACAAG GTATCAGTGACTTCGAGAGATGATGTGCCCTTCTTTGGGCCTTCTCTCCCAGACCCAGCCATTTTCAAAAAA AGTCCAGAGTTCCACGAGTTCCTTCTGACAAAACTCATCAATGCTGAGTATTCCTGCTATAAAGCCGAGAAATTTGCTAAGTTAGAG gagAGAACACGCTCTGCACTGCTGGAGACATTGTATGAGGAGTTAAACGTGAACAGCCAATGCATGATGGGAATGGGAGGAGAAGATGAGAAACTGGAGaatggaggaggtggtggaggtggaggtttcTTTGAGTCCTTTAAG aAAGTAATTCGCAATCGGAGTCAATCTATGGATGCTATGGGTCTGAGCAACAAGAAGTCCCACACTGTCTCTACCAGCCACAGTGGCAGCTTTACTCATAATACCCCAGATATCCCCAAAACACCTGGAATT tCTCTGATCATCCCTGGGAAAAGCCCGACCCGAAAGAAATCAGGTCCATTTAGTTCCAGGCGGAGCAGTGCGATCGGTATTGAGAATATTCAAGAAGTCCAGGAGAAAAG TAGGGAGGTGTCTCCCTGCACGCAAAAGATACCCGATAGTGGCCATGCCTTGCATGAGCCTAATACTGACAACTCTTCCAATCACAGTTCACCTGAGATGCCTACCACCAGGACCag TTTGGCCCTGTGCTGTAGAGCCCCCTCCATTCCAGAGTCTCACGATCTATCTCGGTCCTCATCCAATGCCAGCAGCTTCACAAGTGTGGTGGAAGAGAATGACCAGGAAAATGAAGCTACAGAAGACTATGACACAGGGCTG GAAAGTCTGTCTTCTGCTGGTACACCACACAAACGGGACTCATTTACATACAGCAGTAGCTGGTTTGATGAAAGTATTAGCAGTACTAGCCAACGCAGCCAACCAG TCGTCTCTCGACAGCTGTCTGACCCCATTCGGCCCAGAACAGAGAGACACTCTGCTTCA aaCTGCTAG